The Klebsiella sp. RHBSTW-00484 genome includes a window with the following:
- the livG gene encoding high-affinity branched-chain amino acid ABC transporter ATP-binding protein LivG has protein sequence MSQPLLSVNGLMMRFGGLLAVNNVSLELREREIVSLIGPNGAGKTTVFNCLTGFYKPTGGSIMLRDQHLEGLPGQQIARMGVVRTFQHVRLFREMTVIENLLVAQHQQLKTGVFSGLLKTPSFRRAQSEALDRAATWLERIGLLEHANRQASNLAYGDQRRLEIARCMVTQPEILMLDEPAAGLNPKETKELDELIVELRNHHNTTILLIEHDMKLVMGISDRIYVVNQGTPLANGTPEEIRNNPDVIRAYLGEA, from the coding sequence ATGAGTCAGCCATTATTGTCCGTAAACGGTCTGATGATGCGTTTTGGCGGCCTGTTGGCGGTCAACAACGTGTCTCTGGAACTGCGCGAGCGGGAAATTGTATCGCTTATCGGCCCTAACGGTGCCGGCAAAACGACGGTATTTAACTGCCTGACCGGTTTCTATAAACCGACCGGCGGTAGCATTATGCTGCGCGACCAGCATCTCGAAGGGTTGCCGGGCCAGCAGATTGCCCGCATGGGCGTGGTGCGTACTTTCCAGCATGTGCGCCTGTTCCGCGAAATGACGGTGATTGAAAACCTGCTGGTGGCGCAACATCAGCAGCTGAAAACCGGCGTCTTCTCTGGCCTGCTGAAAACGCCATCTTTCCGTCGTGCGCAGAGTGAAGCGCTCGATCGCGCCGCCACCTGGCTTGAGCGTATCGGCCTGCTTGAGCACGCTAACCGTCAGGCCAGCAACCTGGCCTATGGCGACCAGCGTCGTCTGGAGATCGCCCGCTGTATGGTGACTCAGCCGGAAATCCTGATGCTCGACGAACCGGCGGCAGGGCTGAACCCGAAAGAGACCAAAGAGCTGGACGAACTGATCGTCGAGCTGCGCAACCATCACAACACCACTATCCTGCTGATTGAGCACGATATGAAGCTGGTGATGGGCATTTCCGACCGTATTTACGTGGTAAACCAGGGCACGCCGCTGGCCAACGGTACGCCGGAAGAGATCCGCAATAACCCGGACGTGATCCGCGCCTATTTAGGTGAAGCATAA
- a CDS encoding MFS transporter, which produces MKTITAYDNPVLNSAITKSWKRLVPLMFILYFIAFIDRVNVGFAKEAMQVDIGLSNSAFALGAGIFFAAYALFGIPANLILNKIGAQKWLSITTILWGILSALTGLVQTETQFIVLRFLLGLGEAGFYPGILLLASIYFPNKVRASVVGIFVLGVPLALTLGSPLSGALLEMHGFLGKPGWFWMFFIEGIPAVIMGIFAWFWLDDTPDKARFLNEEEKKALIEQLQQEQRQTETSSVSTALKSLKVWHLALIYGTIQISVYGLMFFLPSQVASLMGSTLGFKESLVAAIPWACSAVGVYYIPRLADKMPNRRILISVLCMLAAALGLFVSAWSGPVLAIAALSLSAIGFLSVQPIFWTFPAQIVSGSALAASIGFCTTMGAFCSFLAPLIRVEVDAFFGNDSAGLVALSLITVCCALLIAALAGRKATNGVAVTHH; this is translated from the coding sequence ATGAAAACGATCACAGCTTACGACAACCCGGTATTGAATTCCGCGATTACTAAATCATGGAAGCGCCTGGTGCCACTGATGTTTATTTTATACTTCATCGCCTTTATCGACAGGGTCAACGTGGGATTCGCCAAAGAGGCGATGCAGGTGGATATTGGGCTCTCCAACTCTGCCTTTGCCCTCGGCGCAGGGATATTTTTCGCCGCCTATGCGTTGTTTGGTATTCCAGCCAACCTGATCCTCAATAAGATTGGCGCGCAAAAATGGTTAAGTATCACCACCATCCTGTGGGGCATATTGTCTGCCCTCACCGGGCTGGTACAGACGGAAACCCAATTTATTGTCCTGCGTTTCTTATTGGGATTAGGCGAAGCGGGTTTTTACCCCGGCATTCTGCTGCTGGCCTCAATCTACTTCCCTAATAAGGTTCGCGCGTCCGTGGTCGGCATTTTCGTCCTCGGCGTCCCGCTGGCGTTGACCTTAGGCTCGCCTCTCTCCGGCGCACTACTGGAAATGCACGGTTTTCTCGGCAAGCCCGGTTGGTTCTGGATGTTCTTTATCGAAGGGATCCCGGCGGTCATCATGGGGATCTTTGCCTGGTTCTGGCTCGACGATACGCCGGACAAAGCTCGTTTCCTGAACGAAGAGGAGAAAAAAGCGCTGATTGAGCAGCTTCAGCAGGAGCAGCGACAAACCGAAACCAGCAGCGTCAGTACCGCGCTGAAAAGCCTTAAAGTCTGGCACCTGGCGCTGATCTACGGCACCATCCAGATCAGCGTTTACGGACTGATGTTCTTCCTGCCTTCGCAAGTTGCCTCATTAATGGGATCCACGCTCGGCTTTAAAGAGTCGTTAGTTGCCGCCATTCCGTGGGCCTGCTCTGCCGTCGGCGTCTATTACATCCCGCGTCTGGCAGATAAAATGCCGAACCGGCGGATCCTGATTTCGGTACTGTGCATGCTGGCAGCGGCGCTGGGTCTGTTTGTTTCGGCCTGGTCTGGCCCGGTGCTGGCCATTGCCGCCCTCTCGCTCTCGGCGATCGGCTTCCTCTCCGTACAGCCTATTTTCTGGACCTTCCCGGCGCAGATTGTGTCAGGTTCAGCGCTGGCGGCCAGTATCGGCTTCTGTACCACGATGGGCGCGTTTTGTAGCTTTCTGGCTCCGCTCATTCGCGTTGAGGTCGATGCCTTCTTCGGCAACGATTCGGCGGGACTGGTCGCCCTGTCGCTTATCACCGTCTGCTGCGCACTGCTGATTGCCGCACTCGCAGGCAGAAAAGCGACAAACGGCGTCGCGGTCACTCATCACTAA
- a CDS encoding dihydrodipicolinate synthase family protein: MQSRYITPAITVFDERGKLDPEGNFRLYEFIKKSVSGFVVMGSTGEFFSLDMKTSRQIIQMTAEFPRDGIKAYAGTSRMDIDECVELANYADECGLDGVMIISPWYFRLTDEGIYTFYSQIARRTAAKIFIYNFPERTGYSVSPEVCLRLAREFPNIIGLKDTIPDTNHTAQVIRQVKSELPYFEVYAGYDNNFAHNVLSGGDGCIGGLSNICPEIFRDWIQAFNDNNLDQISLFQKKVDDLMDIYAVNDPFIPTFKKALQLRGIIQSDRCTPPFSTLSTGQTESIQHILSRAGIAINA, translated from the coding sequence ATGCAAAGTCGCTACATTACCCCTGCAATAACTGTTTTTGACGAACGAGGCAAACTGGATCCGGAAGGAAACTTCCGTCTGTACGAGTTCATCAAAAAAAGCGTATCGGGATTTGTCGTCATGGGCAGTACCGGTGAGTTTTTCTCCCTGGATATGAAAACATCCCGTCAGATTATTCAAATGACGGCGGAATTCCCGCGAGATGGAATAAAGGCCTATGCGGGCACCAGCCGCATGGATATTGACGAGTGCGTAGAACTGGCAAACTACGCCGACGAATGCGGGCTTGATGGCGTTATGATTATCAGCCCCTGGTACTTCCGCCTGACTGATGAGGGAATTTATACATTTTATAGCCAGATAGCTCGCCGTACTGCCGCCAAAATCTTCATCTATAACTTCCCGGAACGTACCGGTTATTCCGTCTCGCCCGAAGTCTGTTTACGCCTCGCCAGAGAATTCCCCAATATTATCGGTCTTAAGGACACAATTCCGGACACCAATCATACGGCGCAGGTTATTCGCCAGGTAAAATCTGAACTGCCATATTTTGAAGTCTATGCCGGTTATGACAATAACTTTGCGCATAACGTCTTGTCAGGAGGAGATGGATGTATCGGCGGGTTATCCAATATTTGCCCGGAGATCTTCCGCGACTGGATACAGGCATTTAACGATAACAATCTGGACCAGATTTCGCTATTCCAGAAAAAAGTGGATGATTTAATGGATATTTACGCGGTTAACGATCCGTTCATTCCCACATTTAAAAAAGCGTTACAGCTGCGCGGAATTATTCAGTCCGATCGCTGCACGCCACCTTTTAGCACGCTCTCAACCGGCCAGACCGAAAGTATTCAGCACATACTTTCCCGGGCTGGTATTGCCATTAATGCCTGA
- the livF gene encoding high-affinity branched-chain amino acid ABC transporter ATP-binding protein LivF: MEKVMLSFDNVSAHYGKIQALHNVSLHINQGEIVTLIGANGAGKTTLLGTLCGDPRASCGRVVFDGKDITDWQTAKIMREAVAIVPEGRRVFSRMTVEENLAMGGFFAERDQFQSRIKWVYELFPRLHERRVQRAGTMSGGEQQMLAIGRALMSQPRLLLLDEPSLGLAPIIIQQIFDTIEQLREQGMTIFLVEQNANQALKLADRGYVLENGHVVLEDTGDALLANEAVRSAYLGG; the protein is encoded by the coding sequence ATGGAAAAAGTGATGTTATCTTTTGACAACGTCAGCGCGCACTACGGCAAGATTCAGGCGCTGCATAACGTCAGCCTGCACATCAACCAGGGGGAGATTGTCACCCTGATTGGCGCGAACGGCGCGGGGAAAACCACGCTGCTGGGTACGCTGTGCGGCGATCCGCGCGCCTCCTGCGGGCGCGTTGTTTTCGACGGTAAAGATATTACCGACTGGCAGACGGCGAAGATCATGCGTGAAGCGGTGGCGATTGTGCCGGAAGGACGTCGCGTATTCTCGCGCATGACGGTAGAAGAGAACCTGGCGATGGGCGGCTTTTTTGCCGAGCGCGACCAGTTTCAGTCCCGCATCAAGTGGGTCTACGAGCTGTTTCCGCGCCTGCATGAGCGTCGGGTTCAGCGTGCGGGCACTATGTCCGGCGGCGAACAGCAGATGCTGGCGATTGGCCGTGCGTTGATGAGCCAGCCGCGTCTGCTGCTGCTGGATGAGCCCTCGCTGGGACTTGCGCCGATTATCATTCAGCAAATCTTCGACACCATCGAGCAGCTGCGCGAACAAGGGATGACAATATTTCTTGTCGAGCAGAACGCTAACCAGGCGCTGAAGCTGGCTGACCGCGGTTACGTGCTGGAAAACGGCCACGTGGTGTTAGAGGATACCGGTGATGCGCTGCTGGCTAACGAAGCGGTACGCAGCGCCTATCTGGGTGGGTAA
- a CDS encoding UxaA family hydrolase, protein MQTILKIDPTDNLIVALQDLRKDQRVNWNDEEYVLQSHVKAKHKFATQDIQPGDIVSLYGVPVGKATQPITRGEAITTDNIKHYAAPVSLDDVAPYDWQQPDVSAWQQRTFRGIVREDGRVATANYWLVIPLVFCENRNVQRVTDALNDALGYANNGLKNFARQVTSAGALNDNRHLPFPHLDGIRCITVNSGCGGATSDSMTMCDVLAAYSDHPNVLGVTVFALGCEKARIVDFKAALAKRNPQFSKPVIYFRQQDWSSEEKMMQDALTETYNAIREAPVAERQDVPLSHLKIGVKCGASDGFSGISANPAMGEVSDRLVALGGASGLAEFPELCGAEGDIVQRCMSRDLKEKFLSLMKNYEHVANFFGTTIADNPSPGNIADGLITDAIKSAGAAKKGGRAPVSAVCDYAEPMGESGLSLVCTPGNDVDAVTGLVAAGCNVVIFSTGLGTPTGNPIVPVLKVSTNSTLAKKMPDIIDYDCGPIIEGTPLAEIADGLFEKIIATASGTWQTKADALEQYDFMMWKRSLEL, encoded by the coding sequence ATGCAGACCATCTTAAAAATTGACCCTACTGATAACTTGATCGTTGCGCTGCAAGACTTACGCAAAGACCAGCGGGTTAACTGGAACGATGAAGAGTACGTTTTACAAAGCCATGTTAAAGCCAAACACAAATTCGCCACCCAGGATATCCAGCCCGGCGATATCGTTTCGCTATATGGCGTTCCGGTTGGCAAGGCGACGCAGCCCATCACCCGCGGCGAAGCCATCACTACCGACAATATCAAACATTATGCGGCCCCGGTTTCGCTTGACGACGTTGCGCCCTATGACTGGCAGCAGCCCGATGTCTCCGCCTGGCAGCAGCGGACCTTCCGCGGGATCGTCCGTGAAGATGGCCGGGTCGCCACGGCAAACTACTGGCTGGTCATTCCACTGGTTTTCTGTGAAAACCGCAACGTTCAGCGCGTCACTGATGCACTAAACGACGCCCTCGGCTACGCCAATAACGGCCTGAAAAATTTCGCCCGACAGGTAACATCGGCTGGCGCTTTAAACGATAACCGACATCTGCCCTTTCCGCATCTTGACGGTATCCGCTGTATCACCGTCAATTCCGGCTGCGGCGGCGCGACATCAGACAGCATGACGATGTGCGACGTCCTTGCCGCCTATTCCGATCACCCTAACGTTCTCGGCGTAACGGTCTTCGCGCTGGGTTGTGAAAAAGCGCGAATTGTTGATTTCAAGGCCGCACTCGCGAAGCGTAACCCACAGTTCAGCAAGCCGGTAATCTACTTCAGACAGCAGGACTGGAGTAGCGAAGAAAAAATGATGCAGGATGCATTGACCGAAACGTACAACGCAATTCGCGAAGCGCCCGTCGCTGAGCGCCAGGACGTTCCGCTCTCCCATCTCAAAATCGGCGTGAAGTGCGGCGCTTCCGACGGATTCTCAGGGATCAGCGCGAACCCGGCCATGGGCGAAGTATCAGACCGTCTTGTCGCCCTCGGCGGTGCATCCGGGCTGGCGGAGTTCCCGGAGCTGTGCGGCGCGGAGGGGGATATCGTACAACGCTGCATGAGTCGCGATCTGAAAGAGAAGTTTCTGTCGCTGATGAAAAACTATGAGCATGTGGCTAACTTCTTCGGCACCACCATTGCCGATAATCCCAGTCCGGGAAATATTGCCGATGGACTGATTACTGACGCCATCAAATCCGCCGGTGCAGCGAAAAAAGGCGGCAGAGCGCCGGTGAGCGCAGTATGCGATTACGCCGAACCGATGGGCGAGAGCGGCCTTTCACTGGTCTGTACGCCGGGCAATGATGTCGATGCGGTGACGGGACTGGTTGCAGCAGGATGCAACGTCGTTATCTTCTCAACCGGGCTCGGTACGCCGACGGGTAACCCTATCGTTCCGGTTCTCAAAGTTTCGACCAACTCTACGCTGGCGAAAAAGATGCCGGATATTATCGATTACGACTGCGGGCCGATTATCGAAGGTACCCCGCTGGCGGAAATTGCCGACGGCCTGTTTGAAAAAATTATCGCCACCGCCAGCGGGACCTGGCAGACAAAAGCGGATGCGCTTGAACAGTATGATTTTATGATGTGGAAACGATCGCTGGAGCTGTAG